In Hymenobacter sublimis, a single genomic region encodes these proteins:
- a CDS encoding sensor histidine kinase yields MKFFRFPPVWLLSLALLCFGAAYLSNRYSQNPEVVLQASATRLQELLMEAELTGERESTDVLQRLATRQVSFQSLTSHTTYPTFIFRGEQIVYWSDHSVRPDPEQALQRYHERLLETRFGKFLVLRHTEGEYVILTYIPLEISYGISNRYLREGNGQGLFQGQNVRLVVEKTTSNRPRLVSNEGNYLFSIESLQADPITGKYVPLLLLLLGFGFYVAGWSYVARQQFAQGKVWAGALAVVVPLVLLRAVMLSLGLPFSFLEVRLFDPRVYAASWISPSLGDLLLNAALFVVSSYYVLLLFRRYGVLRITQRIRRWPQRVGVGALTVLGFYGLLELLFDFYTSSFTNSQLILDITQDIQVSVFKSLLLLAIVLHTGSYLVGFYLLSQLFTGIVRPSTRTIGLLLLFVTAVIFLSTGLGLGLVHCTILGITLLFFFVLRLTGLKSAGAVLPYQVYLFIFLMVGVSSAVGGLALYEHFNRQLQLNKQNLASNLLTDNDLQGEYLLVERGQEMAQDPVLRTMLASPFINLDLIRQKIVKYYLRDYFNKYEVRVILFNPAGRGVAVGGSLEQTREFLLQGATRTDHPNIYLIRDGNNSFSSRRYVAFVPVPTPNPELDAGNSTIVLELTLKKLTANSVVPELLVDQNFFQPRLGTELSYGGYQKGQLVYSEGDFDYINRLPTSLFRDPRLYTTGVALGGFHHLGIRATDRSDRMVVVTTATYSFSDWLANFSALFLLHSFCWLLLMGAFLLARGQYRELLRTNFSTKIQLFLNFGILVPLVVVSVAIASQVTNSYKHDLLRSYQRRGQAVQENLLKNRNLLTESGNRADLVDLAENVAALTETDLNLYDARGELLVSSQPLIFEASLLSTLMNPQAVAALTEDGQPRILLTEQAGTLSFNALYLPLRAGAVQSGRPGAVLGYVGIPFFDSEKDLDNKLTELVSTILNIFTVMFILFLVLAFLASRILTEPLKLITEKLRQTTLTGQNEMLAYESEDEIGLLVREYNQMLLKLEESKQELATQEKEAAWREMARQVAHEIKNPLTPMKLSLQFLQRAIQDQRPNLDELMNKVSQTLITQIDVLTDIATSFSNFTNLPAMRPERLDVAPILRRCVGLHQGGAAGTGIRLTLPEDADTGRYVVYADESLLVRTFNNLLINALQAIPPDRRPEVEAQLQAQPNNRIRICIQDNGTGIPADVQDKVFVPNFTTKEKGSGIGLAVARRGIESAGGTIWFETKEGAGTLFCIELPLAG; encoded by the coding sequence TTGAAATTTTTCCGCTTCCCTCCGGTCTGGCTGCTATCACTGGCCCTGCTTTGTTTCGGGGCTGCTTACCTGAGCAACCGCTATAGCCAGAATCCGGAGGTAGTACTGCAAGCTTCGGCTACCCGGCTGCAGGAGCTGTTGATGGAGGCCGAGCTTACGGGGGAGCGGGAATCGACGGATGTACTGCAGCGGCTGGCAACGCGCCAAGTCAGCTTTCAAAGCCTGACTAGCCACACGACCTACCCCACCTTCATTTTCCGGGGCGAGCAGATTGTCTACTGGTCTGACCATAGCGTGCGGCCCGACCCAGAACAGGCCTTGCAGCGCTACCACGAGCGCCTGCTGGAAACCCGATTTGGTAAGTTTCTGGTGCTGCGGCACACGGAAGGCGAATACGTCATCCTGACTTATATTCCGCTGGAAATCAGCTACGGCATTAGCAACCGTTACTTGCGGGAGGGCAACGGCCAAGGACTCTTCCAGGGGCAGAATGTGCGGCTGGTAGTGGAAAAGACTACCTCTAACCGTCCGCGGCTAGTTTCCAATGAAGGCAATTATCTCTTCTCAATAGAAAGCCTGCAGGCCGACCCCATTACGGGCAAGTACGTGCCGCTGCTGCTGCTGCTACTTGGGTTCGGCTTTTACGTGGCCGGCTGGAGCTACGTGGCCCGGCAGCAGTTTGCACAAGGGAAGGTGTGGGCCGGAGCACTGGCCGTGGTGGTTCCGCTGGTGTTGTTGCGCGCGGTAATGCTCTCATTGGGGCTGCCGTTTTCCTTCTTGGAAGTCCGCCTGTTTGACCCACGCGTGTACGCGGCTTCCTGGATTTCGCCTTCCCTAGGCGATTTGCTCCTGAATGCCGCATTGTTCGTGGTGTCTTCGTACTACGTGCTGCTGCTCTTCCGGCGCTACGGCGTGCTGCGCATCACTCAACGAATTCGCCGCTGGCCCCAGCGCGTGGGAGTGGGTGCGCTTACCGTGCTCGGGTTTTATGGCCTGCTGGAGCTGCTGTTCGACTTTTACACTAGCAGCTTCACTAACTCTCAACTCATCCTGGACATCACCCAGGATATTCAGGTAAGCGTCTTTAAGTCCCTGCTGCTGCTAGCCATTGTGCTGCATACTGGCAGCTATTTAGTGGGGTTTTACTTACTCTCGCAGCTGTTTACCGGCATAGTTCGGCCCTCTACCCGCACTATTGGGTTGCTGTTGCTATTTGTGACGGCAGTAATTTTCCTGTCCACGGGGCTGGGGTTGGGGCTGGTGCACTGCACTATTTTGGGCATCACCCTGCTGTTTTTCTTCGTGTTGCGCCTTACGGGGTTGAAGTCAGCGGGCGCGGTGCTGCCTTATCAGGTGTATCTGTTCATCTTCCTGATGGTAGGCGTCAGCTCGGCGGTGGGTGGCTTGGCTCTATACGAGCACTTTAACCGTCAGCTGCAGCTCAACAAGCAAAACCTAGCAAGTAATCTGCTTACTGACAATGATTTGCAGGGTGAATACCTGCTGGTTGAACGGGGCCAGGAAATGGCCCAAGACCCGGTGTTGCGCACTATGCTGGCTAGTCCGTTCATTAACCTGGACCTGATCCGCCAGAAAATTGTCAAGTACTACCTACGCGACTACTTCAATAAGTATGAGGTGCGCGTGATTCTCTTTAATCCGGCGGGGCGGGGTGTGGCCGTGGGCGGCAGTTTAGAGCAAACGCGTGAGTTCCTGCTGCAAGGTGCCACCCGCACCGACCACCCCAATATCTACCTCATCCGGGATGGGAACAATTCGTTTAGCTCCCGCCGGTACGTGGCCTTTGTGCCAGTGCCTACCCCCAACCCGGAGCTAGATGCCGGCAACAGCACGATAGTGCTGGAGCTGACCCTGAAGAAGCTGACGGCCAACAGCGTGGTGCCGGAGCTACTGGTAGATCAAAATTTCTTTCAGCCCCGCCTGGGCACGGAGCTCAGCTACGGGGGCTACCAGAAGGGCCAACTGGTTTACAGCGAAGGTGACTTTGATTACATTAACCGCTTGCCCACCAGCCTATTCCGTGACCCGCGGCTTTATACGACTGGAGTGGCGCTCGGCGGCTTCCATCACCTGGGCATTCGGGCCACGGACCGCTCCGACCGGATGGTGGTTGTTACCACGGCCACGTATTCTTTCTCCGACTGGCTGGCGAATTTTTCCGCGCTATTTCTACTGCACAGTTTCTGCTGGCTCTTGCTCATGGGGGCGTTTCTGCTGGCGCGGGGCCAGTACCGGGAACTGCTGCGCACCAACTTCAGCACCAAGATTCAACTCTTCCTGAACTTCGGCATTCTAGTGCCCCTGGTTGTGGTGAGCGTGGCTATTGCCAGCCAAGTTACCAACTCCTACAAGCACGATTTGCTGCGGAGCTACCAGCGCCGGGGGCAGGCTGTGCAGGAAAATCTGCTCAAAAACCGCAACCTACTCACGGAGTCCGGCAACCGGGCCGACCTAGTAGACCTGGCCGAAAACGTAGCCGCCCTCACCGAAACCGACCTAAACCTCTACGATGCCCGCGGCGAGCTGCTAGTGAGCAGCCAGCCCCTCATTTTCGAGGCCAGCCTGCTCAGTACCCTCATGAACCCCCAGGCGGTGGCGGCCCTCACCGAGGATGGACAACCACGCATTCTGCTCACGGAGCAAGCCGGCACGCTTTCCTTTAATGCACTGTACTTGCCGCTCCGGGCCGGAGCCGTGCAGTCGGGGCGGCCGGGCGCGGTGCTGGGCTACGTTGGAATTCCCTTCTTCGACTCCGAAAAGGACCTTGATAACAAGCTCACGGAGCTGGTATCTACCATTCTGAACATCTTCACCGTGATGTTTATCCTGTTTCTGGTGCTGGCCTTCCTGGCGTCCCGGATTCTGACGGAGCCGCTTAAGCTGATCACCGAAAAGCTGCGTCAGACCACGCTTACGGGCCAAAACGAGATGCTGGCCTATGAATCGGAGGACGAAATTGGCTTGCTGGTGCGCGAGTACAACCAGATGCTGCTGAAGCTGGAGGAAAGCAAGCAGGAGCTGGCCACCCAGGAAAAGGAAGCCGCCTGGCGCGAAATGGCCCGGCAGGTGGCCCACGAAATCAAGAACCCGCTTACGCCCATGAAGCTGAGCCTGCAGTTTCTGCAGCGCGCCATCCAGGATCAACGTCCCAACCTGGATGAGCTGATGAACAAGGTGTCGCAAACGCTTATCACCCAGATTGACGTGCTGACCGACATTGCTACCTCCTTCAGCAACTTCACTAACCTGCCCGCCATGCGCCCCGAGCGCCTGGACGTGGCGCCCATTCTGCGACGGTGCGTGGGTTTGCACCAGGGGGGCGCGGCCGGAACGGGCATTCGACTCACCTTGCCCGAGGACGCCGATACGGGTCGTTACGTGGTGTACGCCGATGAAAGTCTGCTGGTGCGTACCTTCAATAATCTTCTGATTAATGCCCTGCAAGCCATTCCGCCCGACCGGCGGCCGGAAGTGGAAGCGCAGCTACAAGCCCAGCCGAACAACCGCATCCGCATCTGCATCCAAGACAATGGCACCGGCATTCCGGCCGACGTGCAGGACAAAGTGTTTGTGCCCAACTTCACTACCAAGGAGAAAGGCTCCGGTATTGGGTTGGCCGTGGCCCGGCGTGGCATCGAGAGTGCCGGGGGCACCATCTGGTTTGAAACCAAGGAGGGCGCTGGAACACTGTTCTGCATCGAGCTGCCGCTGGCCGGGTAG
- a CDS encoding DUF983 domain-containing protein — MANSDSTLVSVLQQRCPRCHQGQLFTHSALNLAHFTEMPPACPVCGQAYEPEPGFYWGAMYISFAFSTAIMLVVGFAVYYLLDDPDTWVYITAVAIFSLLFTPLSLRYSRTLMLYLFGGVHYDARYAASRR, encoded by the coding sequence ATGGCTAACTCCGATTCTACCCTGGTAAGCGTTCTGCAGCAGCGCTGTCCGCGCTGCCACCAGGGGCAACTGTTCACACACTCGGCCCTAAACCTGGCGCATTTCACCGAAATGCCGCCCGCCTGCCCAGTATGCGGACAAGCCTATGAACCGGAGCCAGGGTTTTATTGGGGAGCTATGTATATCAGCTTTGCCTTTTCCACGGCTATTATGCTGGTCGTCGGTTTTGCGGTGTACTACCTGCTCGATGACCCGGATACTTGGGTATACATTACGGCCGTGGCCATCTTCTCTTTGCTGTTCACGCCCTTGAGTTTGCGCTATTCTCGCACCCTGATGCTGTATTTGTTTGGCGGGGTGCATTATGATGCGCGCTACGCCGCTAGTCGCCGCTAA
- a CDS encoding beta-N-acetylhexosaminidase gives MMRPFLLYLLLLLTYPLAAQTPDTRTLLPVPTQATWGASRFTIKPDLSWQVFTPAQTPAAQAADSAVAEAVEQLVLPVLLPGRSGLAASRRQTSPLPTASLVLQYGRPADLLKLGEDESYTLRVTPMGVALNAPTHLGILRGLATLRQLATTEKKAVWLPEVDVLDAPRFPWRGLLMDPARHFMPVSVIKRNLNGMWATKFNVMHWHLSDDQGFRVESKLLPRLHTVGGEGQFYTQSQVRDIIRYAARRGIRVIPEFDMPGHATAWLAAYPRLASNDSIYGVARKWGVLNIAMDPTKETTYTLIDSLLSEMTRLFPAPYFHIGGDENDGRQWKRNPRIVAFMKQQGMVDAKGQPDKHALQTYYNRRVLQMLTRYQKTMVGWDEILGPGLAPEAVIQSWRGKKGLYEAAKSGHPTLLSNGYYIDLFLTAASHYAPDPLPQDAPLTPEQQKLVLGGEATMWSEFADSIIVDSRIWPRAAAVAERLWSAATVRDVPDMYRRLGLVSQQLESLGLQHRRAPEQLLTQAGGRQTAVAPLRTLAHVLEPVKEYKRHFQGFKYTTQTPLNRLVDAAPAESEEARQFGVAVDGLLAYGRTAAGSSDRFRGQPGKALVAYLSNELEYWQANDALLQPLLKQNPSLQEYAPHSVRLKTIATLGLERLKMLEKGQAPTPAWQANALKQLDAAKAPAGQTELAVVPAIRRLVEAK, from the coding sequence ATGATGCGTCCTTTCCTGCTCTACCTCCTGCTACTTCTGACTTACCCGCTTGCCGCCCAAACGCCCGATACCCGCACGTTGCTGCCGGTGCCAACCCAGGCGACCTGGGGCGCGAGCCGCTTTACCATCAAGCCAGATTTGTCGTGGCAGGTGTTTACGCCCGCCCAAACGCCAGCGGCCCAGGCCGCCGACTCTGCCGTAGCCGAAGCCGTGGAACAACTAGTACTGCCGGTGCTACTGCCCGGCCGTAGTGGGCTGGCCGCGTCGCGCCGTCAGACTTCGCCCTTGCCTACAGCCAGCTTAGTACTGCAGTATGGTCGTCCCGCTGATTTGCTGAAACTGGGCGAGGATGAGTCGTATACCCTGCGCGTGACGCCCATGGGCGTGGCCCTGAATGCGCCTACCCACCTGGGTATTTTGCGCGGACTGGCAACGCTGCGGCAGCTAGCAACTACCGAAAAGAAGGCGGTGTGGCTGCCGGAGGTAGATGTGCTGGATGCCCCGCGCTTTCCGTGGCGGGGGCTGCTGATGGACCCGGCCCGCCACTTTATGCCCGTTTCCGTGATAAAGCGTAACCTCAACGGCATGTGGGCTACCAAGTTTAACGTCATGCACTGGCACCTCTCCGACGACCAGGGCTTCCGGGTGGAAAGCAAATTGCTGCCGCGCCTGCACACGGTGGGCGGCGAAGGACAGTTTTACACGCAAAGCCAGGTGCGCGACATCATCCGCTACGCGGCCCGGCGCGGCATTCGAGTAATTCCGGAGTTCGACATGCCCGGTCACGCCACGGCCTGGCTGGCGGCCTACCCCCGCCTGGCCTCCAACGATTCCATCTATGGCGTAGCGCGCAAATGGGGCGTGCTCAACATTGCCATGGACCCCACCAAGGAAACTACCTATACCCTCATCGATTCCTTGCTAAGCGAAATGACTCGGCTGTTTCCGGCCCCCTACTTTCACATTGGGGGCGATGAAAACGATGGGCGGCAGTGGAAGCGAAATCCGCGCATCGTGGCCTTCATGAAGCAGCAAGGCATGGTGGACGCCAAAGGCCAGCCCGACAAGCACGCCCTGCAAACCTACTACAACCGCCGGGTGCTGCAGATGCTGACCCGCTACCAGAAAACCATGGTGGGCTGGGACGAAATTCTGGGTCCGGGCCTGGCTCCGGAAGCGGTAATACAGAGCTGGCGCGGCAAAAAAGGCCTGTATGAGGCGGCGAAAAGCGGCCATCCTACCCTGCTTTCCAACGGTTACTACATCGACCTATTTCTGACGGCAGCCTCGCACTACGCCCCCGACCCGCTTCCCCAGGATGCTCCCCTAACGCCCGAACAGCAAAAGCTAGTACTGGGCGGCGAGGCCACCATGTGGAGCGAGTTTGCCGACTCCATCATCGTAGATTCGCGCATCTGGCCCCGGGCCGCGGCCGTAGCCGAGCGACTCTGGAGCGCCGCTACCGTCCGCGACGTGCCGGATATGTACCGCCGCCTCGGGCTGGTAAGCCAGCAGTTGGAAAGCCTAGGCCTGCAGCACCGCCGGGCCCCGGAGCAGCTCCTGACCCAGGCCGGTGGCCGGCAGACGGCCGTGGCGCCCCTGCGCACCCTGGCCCACGTGCTGGAGCCGGTAAAGGAGTACAAGCGCCACTTTCAGGGCTTCAAATACACGACTCAAACCCCACTGAACCGCCTGGTGGACGCCGCCCCGGCTGAATCAGAAGAGGCCCGGCAGTTTGGCGTGGCCGTGGATGGCCTGCTGGCCTACGGACGCACTGCCGCCGGTAGCTCCGACCGGTTCCGGGGTCAACCCGGCAAGGCCCTAGTCGCCTACCTCAGCAACGAGCTGGAGTACTGGCAGGCCAACGATGCGCTACTGCAGCCCCTGCTGAAGCAAAACCCCAGCCTGCAGGAGTACGCGCCGCATTCTGTCCGCCTGAAAACCATTGCCACCTTGGGCCTGGAACGCCTCAAGATGCTGGAAAAGGGCCAAGCCCCTACCCCCGCCTGGCAAGCCAATGCCCTCAAGCAACTCGATGCCGCCAAAGCCCCCGCCGGCCAAACGGAGCTGGCCGTAGTTCCCGCCATCCGGCGGCTGGTGGAGGCGAAGTAG